The genomic window AAAAACACCTACACGCCGACAAATGTAATATAGGAAACTTAAAAGCAAGCAATAGCATGAGGCATATACTACTCCTCATAACAGCTACTTATTATATAATAGCAAGATAGGATACTATTAAGGTACTAAGGATTTAAGCATTCCAACCCGTCCCAGAAAACTGCTTTCCTCAGCAACAGCCAGTCCTCCTAACAGGCAAGAAAACCAAGTGATGCAGGCCTCTTCACAAAATTCAACAACCAATTCTTGAGGCTGAATTCCAAAGTGGAATTATGATTCCACCATCATGATCACTGCTGCTGAACCTGCCTCGACTGAGCACCACCATAGGCACCACCATAACCAGTTGGCCCACCAGGAGGCCCATTGACTTGGCTACTTCCATAACCCACTCCTTGAGAAGGGTCAGCTCTCCATGAATTTGGATAACCAGAGCCACCACTTGCATCACCATAGCCACCACCCATATACCCAGAACCAGCCCCTTGTTCTCCTGGGCCAACAGCAGGATTGTTAGTTGGACCGCCACTGCCACGTCCGCCAACAGGCCCATAGCCACCATGACTGCCATAAGACCCCTCGTTCCACCATAACCCCCATACCCATAACCCTGATTCCCATATCCAGTAGTCCCGCTGGGAGACTGACCAGCAGGTGGGGCTGCTCCACCACTACCTGCAGCATTCCATGCACCTGGTGCCCCATAGCTTGCATTTGCACCATAGCCTGCAGAGCCATAAGCAGATGGAGCTTGGTTGCTCCACAGGCTTCGAGGTGCACCTGGTGGACCACTTGCATAACCTGCAGCTGGAGCATTTGGATTTCCATAGGCTCCAGCAGGTCCACCATATCCAGCTGTAGGACTTCCATAGCCACCAACACCATAACCTCCATATCCTACACCATTGTTAGCTGCTCCATACCCATATCCAGGTGTAGCATAGCCTGTTGAACCATATGCTGGGTAACCACCACCAGCAGCTGGTGGTTGCATATACCTACCAGCATCAGCTCTACCATCATAGGAACTCATATTGACACCAGAAGCACTGTTGGTTTGATAGGGACCTCCAGCTACCAGACGGCCACTAGCATTGCTAGGGTTTGCATCCTTTGGGAGTGCACGCTTGACCTCCACAAGTTTTCCATTGAGCTCATGGAAGGTCTTGTGTAAAACTCGATCAACAGCATCTTCTGATTTAA from Elaeis guineensis isolate ETL-2024a chromosome 4, EG11, whole genome shotgun sequence includes these protein-coding regions:
- the LOC105044197 gene encoding LOW QUALITY PROTEIN: heterogeneous nuclear ribonucleoprotein 1 (The sequence of the model RefSeq protein was modified relative to this genomic sequence to represent the inferred CDS: inserted 1 base in 1 codon); protein product: MDSDQGKLFIGGISWETTEEKMKEYFSNYGEVLQTVIMRDKATGRPRGFGFVVFADPSILDRVLQDKHNIDGRTVEAKRALSREEQQASKSGNPNVGRSGGGPVSGGNFRTKKIFVGGLPPTLTEEIFCQYFQSYGEVEDVVVMYDQNTHRPRGFGFVSFKSEDAVDRVLHKTFHELNGKLVEVKRALPKDANPSNASGRLVAGGPYQTNSASGVNMSSYDGRADAGRYMQPPAAGGGYPAYGSTGYATPGYGYGAANNGVGYGGYGVGGYGSPTAGYGGPAGAYGNPNAPAAGYASGPPGAPRSLWSNQAPSAYGSAGYGANASYGAPGAWNAAGSGGAAPPAGQSPSGTTGYGNQGYGYGGYGXNEGSYGSHGGYGPVGGRGSGGPTNNPAVGPGEQGAGSGYMGGGYGDASGGSGYPNSWRADPSQGVGYGSSQVNGPPGGPTGYGGAYGGAQSRQVQQQ